The following coding sequences are from one Carcharodon carcharias isolate sCarCar2 chromosome 11, sCarCar2.pri, whole genome shotgun sequence window:
- the proser1 gene encoding proline and serine-rich protein 1 isoform X5: protein MNIIDPHNYRLIEDIFRVHLPEKKRCKRILDQASKAGCKAPLAMRSSCGMIPGNPYPKGKPSVLNGLLAFRMFPSFQGSWKLPLGHSGKGRLVNLGALSVKKENEDGYSVGRGIATCILGPSKPAPVTYNPHKPVPYPIPPCQPHATIAPSAYNTAGLVPMGSFIAPVVAPAAFAPQQAFSRPASQLSYNTSANLHTAAFSPHGSYPSAPSTPVAAPTLVQSPANQLAFASAPGTPVFPRLGTSTPIPPVFSGVPPSTGSSAPPPYPECQNTTSVISAAPQMSQAHAEVISGNAGTPTHSSAAVVLTSSYSNTNCSPGMMPQTGSSSGFQTSDNSNTPPAMNNSFPGLVSFPGMSMFFQNQTLSPASLSALQAGITVANLPGLQSIAAAATLAGMHSSGAATSLSALQNGVMTATMPGLQSAVPVAGLQSSADVASLHGLQITASLGGLQPNGNSASLAGLQPTISLAGLRSAAASPIGMRSTAASPAGIRSTAASPAALQAAASLAGLHAVAASLAGLQSAAANSHPGLHPAPTSISELQSVPVSPSGLQHPVSSLPGLQPAAVALPRLQSSTTFSGLDSIVVAASLPGLQPTTSSVSLPSLQPAVTASSLPGLESAMAAASSLPVLQSALSAASLPGLQSLSAGSLPGIQSVVGTPALSGIQSTMSTTSFSDLQSTVGTTSVPSVQSGVSMVSPTGLQSNVDTTSLPGFQTTMGAASLPGLQSAASPALLQAHSAATLENFPTQGNNGFACYPSTPGTPYSLQPGLPSQLGWQ, encoded by the exons AT GAATATCATTGATCCTCATAACTATCGACTTATTGAAGATATTTTTCGGGTACACCTGCCAGAAAAGAAACGCTGCAAAAGAATTCTCGATCAG GCTTCTAAGGCTGGCTGTAAGGCTCCTCTTGCCATGCGATCTTCATGTGGAATGATTCCAGGAAACCCCTATCCTAAAGGAAAACCCAGTGTGTTGAATGGATTGTTAGCA TTTAGAATGTTTCCCTCTTTTCAGGGCAGTTGGAAGCTACCGCTTGGGCACAGCGGAAAGGGAAGGCTGGTAAACTTGGGT GCTCTATCTGTTAAGAAAGAAAATGAAGATGGCTATAGTGTTGGCCGAGGGATAGCGACCTGTATTCTAGGACCTTCTAAACCA GCACCAGTAACATACAATCCTCATAAGCCTGTTCCTTACCCTATACCTCCCTGCCAACCACATGCAACAATTGCACCAA GTGCATATAACACAGCTGGCCTCGTCCCAATGGGCAGTTTCATAGCACCTGTTGTAGCACCAGCTGCCTTTGCTCCTCAACAAG CTTTTTCCAGACCAGCCAGCCAATTGAGTTACAACACATCTGCCAACTTGCATACAGCTGCGTTCTCACCACATGGTTCTTATCCATCAGCTCCTTCAACTCCTGTTGCAGCACCTACACTTGTACAATCGCCTGCAAATCAACTAGCTTTTGCTTCAGCACCAGGAACTCCAGTCTTTCCAAGGCTTGGCACATCCACCCCAATACCTCCTGTTTTTTCAGGTGTTCCTCCATCAACGGGCTCTTCTGCCCCACCTCCATATCCTGAGTGTCAGAATACTACATCTGTGATCTCAGCAGCACCACAGATGTCTCAGGCTCATGCTGAAGTAATATCAGGAAATGCTGGCACACCTACTCATAGTTCAGCTGCCGTAGTGTTAACGTCTAGCTATAGCAATACAAACTGCAGCCCTGGTATGATGCCACAAACTGG tTCGTCCTCGGGGTTTCAGACAAGTGACAATTCCAATACACCTCCAGCTATGAACAACTCCTTTCCAGGGCTTGTATCCTTCCCAGGGATGTCTATGTTTTTTCAGAATCAGACTTTATCTCCTGCATCTCTGTCTGCACTCCAAGCAGGAATAACTGTTGCAAATTTGCCTGGACTTCAGTcaattgcagctgcagcaactttgGCAGGAATGCATTCTTCTGGGGCTGCTACGTCCCTATCTGCGCTCCAGAATGGCGTGATGACAGCTACGATGCCTGGACTTCAGTCTGCTGTCCCTGTTGCTGGACTCCAGTCAAGTGCTGATGTTGCCTCTCTTCATGGACTCCAGATTACGGCATCTCTGGGTGGACTTCAACCTAATGGAAATTCAGCATCTCTTGCTGGACTGCAGCCTACAATATCTCTTGCTGGGCTGCGATCTGCTGCAGCATCTCCAATTGGAATGCGTTCAACTGCAGCATCTCCAGCTGGAATACGATCTACTGCAGCATCTCCAGCTGCACTACAAGCTGCTGCCTCTCTTGCCGGTCTACATGCTGTTGCTGCCTCTCTCGCTGGACTGCAGTCTGCTGCTGCCAATTCACACCCTGGACTCCACCCTGCTCCTACATCAATCTCTGAACTCCAATCtgttcctgtctccccctctggaCTCCAACATCCAGTTTCCTCTCTCCCTGGGCTCCAGCCTGCTGCTGTCGCTCTCCCTAGATTGCAGTCGTCTACAACTTTCTCCGGACTTGATTCTATTGTGGTGGCTGCCTCTTTACCTGGATTGCAACCAACTACAAGTTCTGTATCTCTTCCCAGTCTCCAACCTGCTGTGACTGCCTCATCTCTGCCTGGTCTTGAGTCTGCAATGGCTGCTGCTTCTTCACTGCCTGTTCTCCAGTCTGCTTTAAGTGCTGCTTCTTTACCTGGGCTTCAGTCTCTAAGTGCTGGGTCTCTACCAGGAATCCAATCTGTAGTAggtactcctgcactctctggCATCCAATCCACTATGAGTACTACCTCATTTTCTGACCTCCAGTCCACTGTAGGCACCACTTCTGTCCCCAGTGTACAGTCTGGTGTGAGTATGGTATCACCAACGGGCCTACAATCTAATGTGGATACTACGTCTTTACCAGGATTCCAGACAACAATGGGTGCTGCATCTCTTCCTGGATTGCAATCTGCTGCATCGCCAGCTTTACTGCAG
- the proser1 gene encoding proline and serine-rich protein 1 isoform X6, which translates to MFPSFQGSWKLPLGHSGKGRLVNLGALSVKKENEDGYSVGRGIATCILGPSKPAPVTYNPHKPVPYPIPPCQPHATIAPSAYNTAGLVPMGSFIAPVVAPAAFAPQQAFSRPASQLSYNTSANLHTAAFSPHGSYPSAPSTPVAAPTLVQSPANQLAFASAPGTPVFPRLGTSTPIPPVFSGVPPSTGSSAPPPYPECQNTTSVISAAPQMSQAHAEVISGNAGTPTHSSAAVVLTSSYSNTNCSPGMMPQTGSSSGFQTSDNSNTPPAMNNSFPGLVSFPGMSMFFQNQTLSPASLSALQAGITVANLPGLQSIAAAATLAGMHSSGAATSLSALQNGVMTATMPGLQSAVPVAGLQSSADVASLHGLQITASLGGLQPNGNSASLAGLQPTISLAGLRSAAASPIGMRSTAASPAGIRSTAASPAALQAAASLAGLHAVAASLAGLQSAAANSHPGLHPAPTSISELQSVPVSPSGLQHPVSSLPGLQPAAVALPRLQSSTTFSGLDSIVVAASLPGLQPTTSSVSLPSLQPAVTASSLPGLESAMAAASSLPVLQSALSAASLPGLQSLSAGSLPGIQSVVGTPALSGIQSTMSTTSFSDLQSTVGTTSVPSVQSGVSMVSPTGLQSNVDTTSLPGFQTTMGAASLPGLQSAASPALLQAHSAATLENFPTQGNNGFACYPSTPGTPYSLQPGLPSQLGWQ; encoded by the exons ATGTTTCCCTCTTTTCAGGGCAGTTGGAAGCTACCGCTTGGGCACAGCGGAAAGGGAAGGCTGGTAAACTTGGGT GCTCTATCTGTTAAGAAAGAAAATGAAGATGGCTATAGTGTTGGCCGAGGGATAGCGACCTGTATTCTAGGACCTTCTAAACCA GCACCAGTAACATACAATCCTCATAAGCCTGTTCCTTACCCTATACCTCCCTGCCAACCACATGCAACAATTGCACCAA GTGCATATAACACAGCTGGCCTCGTCCCAATGGGCAGTTTCATAGCACCTGTTGTAGCACCAGCTGCCTTTGCTCCTCAACAAG CTTTTTCCAGACCAGCCAGCCAATTGAGTTACAACACATCTGCCAACTTGCATACAGCTGCGTTCTCACCACATGGTTCTTATCCATCAGCTCCTTCAACTCCTGTTGCAGCACCTACACTTGTACAATCGCCTGCAAATCAACTAGCTTTTGCTTCAGCACCAGGAACTCCAGTCTTTCCAAGGCTTGGCACATCCACCCCAATACCTCCTGTTTTTTCAGGTGTTCCTCCATCAACGGGCTCTTCTGCCCCACCTCCATATCCTGAGTGTCAGAATACTACATCTGTGATCTCAGCAGCACCACAGATGTCTCAGGCTCATGCTGAAGTAATATCAGGAAATGCTGGCACACCTACTCATAGTTCAGCTGCCGTAGTGTTAACGTCTAGCTATAGCAATACAAACTGCAGCCCTGGTATGATGCCACAAACTGG tTCGTCCTCGGGGTTTCAGACAAGTGACAATTCCAATACACCTCCAGCTATGAACAACTCCTTTCCAGGGCTTGTATCCTTCCCAGGGATGTCTATGTTTTTTCAGAATCAGACTTTATCTCCTGCATCTCTGTCTGCACTCCAAGCAGGAATAACTGTTGCAAATTTGCCTGGACTTCAGTcaattgcagctgcagcaactttgGCAGGAATGCATTCTTCTGGGGCTGCTACGTCCCTATCTGCGCTCCAGAATGGCGTGATGACAGCTACGATGCCTGGACTTCAGTCTGCTGTCCCTGTTGCTGGACTCCAGTCAAGTGCTGATGTTGCCTCTCTTCATGGACTCCAGATTACGGCATCTCTGGGTGGACTTCAACCTAATGGAAATTCAGCATCTCTTGCTGGACTGCAGCCTACAATATCTCTTGCTGGGCTGCGATCTGCTGCAGCATCTCCAATTGGAATGCGTTCAACTGCAGCATCTCCAGCTGGAATACGATCTACTGCAGCATCTCCAGCTGCACTACAAGCTGCTGCCTCTCTTGCCGGTCTACATGCTGTTGCTGCCTCTCTCGCTGGACTGCAGTCTGCTGCTGCCAATTCACACCCTGGACTCCACCCTGCTCCTACATCAATCTCTGAACTCCAATCtgttcctgtctccccctctggaCTCCAACATCCAGTTTCCTCTCTCCCTGGGCTCCAGCCTGCTGCTGTCGCTCTCCCTAGATTGCAGTCGTCTACAACTTTCTCCGGACTTGATTCTATTGTGGTGGCTGCCTCTTTACCTGGATTGCAACCAACTACAAGTTCTGTATCTCTTCCCAGTCTCCAACCTGCTGTGACTGCCTCATCTCTGCCTGGTCTTGAGTCTGCAATGGCTGCTGCTTCTTCACTGCCTGTTCTCCAGTCTGCTTTAAGTGCTGCTTCTTTACCTGGGCTTCAGTCTCTAAGTGCTGGGTCTCTACCAGGAATCCAATCTGTAGTAggtactcctgcactctctggCATCCAATCCACTATGAGTACTACCTCATTTTCTGACCTCCAGTCCACTGTAGGCACCACTTCTGTCCCCAGTGTACAGTCTGGTGTGAGTATGGTATCACCAACGGGCCTACAATCTAATGTGGATACTACGTCTTTACCAGGATTCCAGACAACAATGGGTGCTGCATCTCTTCCTGGATTGCAATCTGCTGCATCGCCAGCTTTACTGCAG